In a genomic window of Cydia fagiglandana chromosome 8, ilCydFagi1.1, whole genome shotgun sequence:
- the LOC134666691 gene encoding polyprenol reductase, with protein sequence MLNTLDFIFLNLAFMVTCTGYLINNYETYVPAFVIQGFKYGSFAYQGNGAIFIQAIEIPKSYYRHFYSFSSVLSALTLVYMYMIYFLDFSVNKYVVIVLNKILEQNEPTVSATAALIAMALLTVQCARRFYETHYLQVFAKNSKMNLSHYVAGIIHYFACIIAGVGEAPLFCGSQNRDTVIWTDTRTKYLSIPCVVVFLWAWYEQYQSNVIFANLRKDKKSGQVVTEDHGIPHGRWFELVSSPHRMCEVIMYTALLLLVPTKTYFCIYLWVLGNQIQTAIQANEWYKATFKTYPKNRKAIFPYIF encoded by the exons ATGCTGAACACGCTAGATTTTATTTTTCTAAACCTTGCCTTTATGGTTACGTGTACGGGATATCTAATAAATAATTACGAAACTTACGTGCCAGCATTCGTAATTCAAGGTTTTAAGTATGGCAGTTTCGCGTATCAAGGGAATGGGGCCATTTTCATACAAGCAATTGAAATCCCGAAGTCGTACTACAGGCATTTCTATTCATTTTCGTCGGTGCTCAGTGCATTAACATTAGTATACATGTATATGATCTATTTTCTGGATTTTAGTGTGAATAAGTATGTTGTGATAGTTTTGAACAAGATTTTAGAACAAAATGAACCAACAG TGTCAGCAACCGCAGCACTCATTGCCATGGCCCTGCTAACCGTTCAGTGTGCCCGGAGATTCTATGAGACCCACTACCTCCAGGTCTTCGCCAAAAACAGCAAGATGAACCTGAGTCACTATGTCGCCGGCATTATCCACTACTTTGCCTGCATAATAGCTGGTGTTGGTGAAGCACCCTTGTTTTGtg GAAGCCAAAACAGAGACACTGTGATATGGACCGACACTCGCACCAAGTACCTCTCCATTCCCTGTGTCGTAGTCTTCCTGTGGGCGTGGTACGAACAGTACCAAAGCAATGTCATCTTTGCCAATCTTCGCAAAGACAAAAAGTCGG GCCAAGTGGTAACAGAGGACCATGGGATACCGCACGGAAGGTGGTTCGAGCTGGTGTCGAGTCCTCACCGGATGTGTGAGGTGATCATGTACACAGCGCTACTCCTTCTGGTGCCGACGAAAACGTACTTCTGTATTTATCTGTGGGTGCTTGGAAATCAG ATCCAGACTGCGATTCAAGCCAACGAGTGGTACAAGGCAACGTTTAAAACATATCCAAAGAATAGGAAAGCCATTTTTCCTTACATATTTTAA
- the LOC134666692 gene encoding tumor suppressor candidate 3, with translation MKYKGLLCFMILLTYYQGEAQTRTKGLEEKVQQLTDMTAKRSIISLNVNKFKDYVRSPPRDYSFIVMFTAMAPSRRCAICQHVYDEFMIVANSFRFSPSYNNKLFFGMVDFDEGSDIFQMLRLNTAPVIMHFPAKGKPKPADSMDFERAGIHAEAIAKWIQDRTDVQIRIFRPPNYSGAVAFLMLFVLVAGFLYLRRNNLEFLYNKQMWAVAAVFFCFAMVSGQMWNQIRGPPFFHRSKNGPVYINGGSHGQFVLESYIVAILNAAVVVGMILMIEAAGGVKSAEPVRSAAEGKRRRFQSVVGLVLVCVFFSLLLSVFRAKTQGYPYSFLFK, from the exons ATGAAATATAAAGGATTATTATGTTTCATgatattacttacttattaccAGGGCGAGGCCCAAACTCGGACAAAAGGA TTGGAAGAGAAGGTGCAACAGCTGACGGATATGACGGCAAAGCGGTCTATTATTTCTTTGAACGTTAACAAGTTTAAGGACTACGTGAGATCGCCGCCGAGGGATTATTCTTTCATAGTCATGTTCACTGCTATGGCACCTTCCAGACGCTGCGCGATCTGCCAGCACGTTTACGATGAATTTATGATCGTCGCCAATTCCTTCAGGTTCTCTCCGTCCTACAATAACAAACTGTTCTTTGGAATGGTTGATTTTGATGAAGGATCAGATATTTTCCAAATG CTGCGGCTCAACACAGCTCCGGTTATCATGCACTTCCCTGCCAAAGGGAAACCTAAACCTGCTGACTCCATGGACTTTGAGAGGGCAGGCATTCATGCTGAAGCTATTGCCAAGTGGATCCAAGACAGGACTGATGTTCAG ATCCGCATATTCCGCCCACCAAATTACTCCGGAGCTGTCGCATTCCTGATGTTGTTCGTCCTAGTAGCTGGTTTCCTGTACCTCAGACGGAACAACCTCGAGTTCCTGTACAACAAACAGATGTGGGCGGTCGCCGCTGTGTTCTTCTGTTTCGCCATGGTGTCCGGTCAGATGTGGAACCAGATCAGAGGGCCTCCGTTCTTCCACAGGAGTAAGAACGGACCGGTCTACATTAATGGCGGATCGCATGGGCAGTTTGTGTTGGAGAGCTATATTGTAGCTATTTTAA ATGCTGCAGTAGTAGTGGGCATGATTCTCATGATAGAAGCGGCGGGAGGAGTGAAGAGTGCTGAACCAGTGCGCAGCGCCGCAGAGGGAAAGAGACGGCGCTTCCAATCTGTCGTCGGGCTTGTACTAGTGTGCGTGTTCTTCTCTCTACTACTATCTGTGTTCAGAGCGAAGACGCAGGGATATCCCTACAG TTTCCTATTCAAGTAA
- the LOC134667049 gene encoding uncharacterized protein LOC134667049 — MCLSRLFSATKVALQSAATPSFLTTRRKPKSEPLFRVPARKFFGLVPENQYENNITPKRLQIGYALLHYWETIPLFLCVAFDIIFVLGYMGLYGGIMHRVDTQFTKHCWNSISRNMDLRNPTIHKFLVLYQRYEPWPEMQNVLDKMKRAEHRLLVRMNTCETP; from the exons atGTGTCTATCAAGATTGTTCAGCGCTACTAAGGTAGCGCTGCAAAGCGCTGCAACGCCAAGTTTCTTGACTACGAGACGGAAGCCAAAGTCCGAACCCCTGTTTCGGGTGCCTGCACGCAAGTTCTTCGGCCTGGTTCCAGAGAACCAGTACGAAAATAATATAACACCGAAGAGGCTTCAGATCGGCTACGCATTGCTGCACTATTGGGAGACCATTCCACTGTTCTTATGCGTGGCTTTTGATATTATCTTCGTCCTGGGCTATATGGGATTATATGGAGGGATAATGCACAGG GTAGACACCCAGTTCACGAAGCACTGCTGGAACAGTATCTCGAGAAATATGGATCTACGGAACCCCACAATCCACAAGTTCCTTGTGCTTTACCAGCGCTACGAACCCTGGCCCGAGATGCAGAATGTTCTGGACAAAATGAAACGGGCTGAACACCGTTTGCTGGTGCGCATGAACACCTGCGAGACCCCTTAG